A stretch of Maridesulfovibrio zosterae DSM 11974 DNA encodes these proteins:
- a CDS encoding Lrp/AsnC family transcriptional regulator, translated as MAKKFTELEHNILALAGTNLSDSLTPYADIAEQVGCEEKAVVDLLSRLKNDKIIRRFGATLRHQKAGYGANAMVAWRVEADQNPEKIGEIMAARPEISHCYLRRTYDDWPYNLYTMIHGKGPEDCGKVVNKLIEQTGITDHCILRSLKEMKKTSMVYFERK; from the coding sequence ATGGCTAAGAAATTTACTGAATTGGAACACAATATTCTGGCATTGGCAGGTACAAATCTGTCTGACAGTCTTACGCCTTATGCGGATATAGCAGAACAGGTGGGATGTGAAGAAAAGGCTGTAGTCGATCTTTTAAGCCGTCTTAAAAATGATAAAATTATCCGTCGTTTCGGTGCTACCTTGCGCCATCAGAAAGCCGGGTATGGCGCAAATGCAATGGTTGCCTGGAGGGTTGAAGCTGATCAGAATCCTGAAAAGATCGGTGAAATTATGGCAGCACGCCCTGAAATAAGTCATTGCTACCTGCGCAGAACATATGATGACTGGCCTTACAATTTATACACAATGATTCACGGAAAAGGTCCTGAGGATTGTGGAAAAGTGGTAAATAAACTTATTGAGCAGACTGGTATTACCGATCACTGCATCTTGCGCAGTCTTAAGGAAATGAAAAAGACCTCAATGGTTTATTTTGAAAGAAAATAG
- a CDS encoding long-chain-fatty-acid--CoA ligase codes for MEHSRPWLDNYDSDVPTSIDFSYRPLFEYLDMTAEKWPKRTAIEFQNWSINYIKLQQTVEVMAANLRKHGLEPGDRVAMMLPNTPQMIMTYWAILKAGGVVTMTNPLYMETEIVHQLNDSGAKIMITVDLLWSKLEKLRDKIPVRKFFITRISDTLNFPLNILYKVKCMRDKNSPKVQYNGTSIIKWDSLRSGKERYSAANVRPEDTALLQYTGGTTGLSKGCILSHANLDANMQQCHAMLNKLGQDREIVLGILPYFHIYGLTVCLNFPTLLGATMIPFPRYVPLDVLKTMDKLKPTLFPGAPSLYISLLQQKELDKFDVASVKYCLSGSSPMPVEAINQFKETFGATIVEGFGLTEASPLTHLNPLLGKKKPGSIGMPVPSTDAAIVDMEVGSVPLPPGKMGELIIRGPQVMKGYYNKPDETAGTLRNGWLYTGDIAYMDEEGYFYIVDRKKDMIISSGYNIYPREVDEVLYKHPKIKEAVTVGLPHKTRGEIIKVYIVLKDGESMDRSEVTGYCREKLAGYKVPRKVEFRKDLPKTMVGKVLRRALREEEAKKNSK; via the coding sequence GTGGAACATAGTCGCCCATGGCTGGATAATTATGATTCAGATGTCCCTACGAGCATAGATTTTTCATACCGTCCACTGTTTGAATATCTGGACATGACTGCTGAAAAATGGCCCAAACGTACTGCTATTGAATTTCAAAACTGGTCCATTAATTACATCAAACTTCAACAGACTGTTGAAGTTATGGCCGCCAATCTGCGCAAGCATGGGCTTGAACCTGGCGACAGAGTGGCTATGATGCTTCCCAATACTCCACAAATGATCATGACCTATTGGGCTATTCTCAAAGCAGGCGGAGTGGTGACAATGACCAACCCCCTTTATATGGAAACGGAAATAGTTCACCAGCTGAACGACTCCGGAGCCAAAATAATGATCACGGTTGATCTTCTATGGTCCAAGCTTGAAAAATTACGCGACAAAATACCAGTACGCAAATTTTTCATCACCCGCATTTCTGACACTCTAAATTTCCCTCTAAATATTTTATATAAGGTAAAATGTATGAGGGATAAGAATTCACCTAAAGTTCAATACAATGGAACATCAATAATTAAATGGGATTCTTTACGCTCAGGCAAGGAAAGATATTCCGCCGCGAACGTAAGACCTGAAGACACTGCTCTATTACAATACACTGGCGGCACAACCGGACTATCTAAAGGTTGCATCCTCAGCCACGCAAATCTTGATGCGAACATGCAGCAATGCCATGCAATGCTCAACAAGCTTGGTCAGGATCGAGAAATAGTGTTGGGTATTCTACCATATTTTCATATTTACGGACTGACTGTTTGTCTTAATTTCCCGACATTGTTAGGGGCAACCATGATTCCATTCCCTCGCTATGTACCGCTGGATGTACTTAAAACCATGGATAAACTGAAACCTACTCTTTTTCCGGGAGCACCATCTCTATATATTTCCCTTTTGCAACAAAAAGAGCTTGATAAATTTGATGTAGCCTCTGTTAAATACTGTCTCTCAGGATCATCCCCCATGCCCGTTGAGGCAATCAATCAATTCAAAGAAACCTTCGGTGCAACAATAGTGGAAGGTTTTGGCTTAACTGAGGCATCACCCCTTACGCACCTGAACCCTCTTCTGGGAAAGAAGAAACCAGGCTCTATAGGCATGCCTGTTCCATCAACCGACGCAGCAATAGTCGATATGGAGGTTGGTAGTGTACCGCTTCCTCCTGGAAAAATGGGAGAGCTTATTATCAGAGGTCCTCAGGTGATGAAAGGATACTACAATAAACCTGACGAGACAGCGGGGACACTTCGAAATGGCTGGTTATACACTGGCGATATTGCTTACATGGATGAAGAAGGCTATTTCTATATTGTTGACAGAAAGAAGGATATGATCATTTCCAGCGGGTACAATATTTATCCTCGCGAGGTAGATGAAGTGCTCTACAAACATCCGAAAATTAAAGAGGCTGTGACGGTCGGTCTTCCCCACAAAACACGTGGCGAGATAATCAAAGTATACATTGTGCTGAAAGACGGTGAGTCAATGGACCGTTCAGAAGTTACCGGATACTGTAGAGAAAAGTTAGCTGGGTACAAAGTCCCGAGGAAGGTAGAATTCCGCAAAGATCTTCCCAAAACAATGGTAGGAAAAGTTCTGCGTCGTGCCCTTCGCGAAGAAGAAGCAAAGAAAAACTCAAAATAA
- a CDS encoding ubiquinone/menaquinone biosynthesis methyltransferase, giving the protein MTQLSHQEHGKKVAAMFGRIAGWYDFLNHFLSAGQDVYWRYRLVKLVRPEKNGLVLDLAAGTLDVSVELTRQYPDAKVLAMDFAYPMLSCGKGKKLEGKHEKRSGVIAAVQADGKKLPLPDCCLDGATIAFGIRNILPREDAYREVLRALKPGARFCILEFGSGSKRIWKGVYNFYLNKVLPLLGKVVSGDSGAYTYLADTIRSFPDERTLGEELRRSGFDRVMFIPMLSGIVYIHVAEKPAE; this is encoded by the coding sequence ATGACGCAATTATCACATCAGGAGCACGGTAAAAAAGTTGCTGCCATGTTCGGTCGTATTGCCGGGTGGTATGATTTTCTGAACCATTTCCTGAGTGCAGGGCAAGATGTGTACTGGCGTTATAGGCTGGTTAAACTTGTACGTCCGGAAAAGAACGGACTTGTGCTCGATCTTGCAGCTGGAACGCTGGATGTTTCTGTCGAGCTTACACGGCAGTACCCTGATGCCAAGGTACTGGCTATGGATTTTGCTTACCCCATGCTTTCCTGTGGTAAGGGGAAGAAACTTGAAGGTAAACATGAAAAAAGAAGCGGAGTGATAGCTGCTGTGCAGGCTGACGGCAAAAAGTTACCTCTGCCTGATTGTTGCCTTGATGGGGCCACCATTGCTTTTGGTATCAGGAATATTCTTCCCCGCGAAGATGCGTATCGTGAAGTATTGCGTGCATTAAAGCCCGGAGCAAGATTTTGTATTCTTGAGTTCGGATCAGGGAGCAAGAGAATTTGGAAAGGTGTGTATAATTTTTATTTGAACAAGGTTCTGCCGCTTTTAGGGAAAGTTGTCTCCGGTGATTCTGGAGCTTATACGTATCTTGCAGATACCATTCGCTCTTTTCCGGACGAAAGAACTCTTGGCGAAGAGCTGCGCAGGTCAGGATTTGACCGCGTGATGTTTATTCCTATGCTTTCAGGGATTGTTTACATTCATGTAGCTGAGAAACCTGCTGAATAA
- the cobJ gene encoding precorrin-3B C(17)-methyltransferase: protein MRSSGDETGKCKRNINTQNQKCTGDSSSGKGSIRVIGLGPGDDCLLAPQARYAIENADAVVGYTGYVKLISKTLLEGREVLSTGMMAEVERCRKAVESAVSGRNVVMVCSGDPGIYAMAGLVMELLEKGKLFDEVKFEVIPGIPAFTAAAALLGAPLMHDFASISLSDLLTPWEKIEKRLAAAADADFVIAIYNPRSKNRPENLGKAIAIVRKYRVDSTPVGIVNKAYRDGQKVQIATLETMNEQDVDMQTVLIIGNSSTRISGEMMLTPRGYSNKYDI, encoded by the coding sequence ATGCGAAGCAGCGGCGATGAAACTGGCAAATGCAAAAGGAATATTAATACCCAAAACCAAAAGTGCACGGGTGACAGTAGCTCTGGCAAAGGCAGTATCAGGGTTATAGGACTTGGTCCCGGAGATGATTGTTTACTTGCTCCGCAGGCTCGGTATGCCATTGAAAACGCTGACGCTGTAGTAGGCTATACTGGATATGTAAAACTTATTTCTAAAACCCTGCTTGAAGGACGGGAAGTGCTCTCTACAGGGATGATGGCTGAAGTTGAGCGTTGCCGAAAAGCCGTAGAATCGGCTGTTTCCGGAAGAAATGTTGTAATGGTTTGTAGCGGTGATCCTGGAATCTATGCTATGGCTGGATTGGTCATGGAGCTTCTTGAGAAGGGAAAATTATTTGATGAAGTAAAATTTGAAGTGATACCGGGGATTCCTGCCTTTACCGCTGCTGCGGCTTTACTAGGTGCTCCTCTCATGCATGATTTTGCTTCGATCAGTTTAAGTGATCTACTTACCCCGTGGGAAAAGATTGAGAAACGTCTTGCAGCAGCAGCTGACGCTGATTTTGTTATTGCTATTTATAATCCACGCTCAAAGAATAGACCTGAAAATCTTGGAAAAGCTATTGCTATTGTAAGAAAATATCGCGTAGACTCAACTCCTGTGGGGATAGTTAATAAGGCCTATCGTGACGGGCAGAAAGTGCAGATAGCAACTCTTGAGACTATGAATGAACAGGACGTTGATATGCAAACAGTTTTGATTATAGGAAATAGCTCTACTCGGATTAGCGGAGAAATGATGCTTACGCCGCGTGGCTATTCAAACAAGTATGATATCTAA
- a CDS encoding chemotaxis protein, with amino-acid sequence MADNEILLDAGTNEFEIIEFYINESDCGQHHRDYFGINVAKVLEVVEAPAGLEAAEGAPHPSYLGTMSLRDIILPVIDLSVWLGLERKESEFELIVVTEINNMVTGFLVSGVTQIHRIGWADLKMPNKYIADMDTNCITGTVDLDGRFVLMIDLERILGELDPEMAERNDGTVYSAPESYTAVLVDDSASVRALLNKNFEAANFEVQLYKNGLEAWEALQNINNQAKDDGKSITDHIDVVVSDIEMPQMDGYTLTRNIKEHADLKNLPVILFSSLITKGLFHKGEAVKADDQITKPEFNELTGRAISLIEKYQQKQFS; translated from the coding sequence ATGGCAGATAATGAAATTTTGCTTGATGCTGGGACGAATGAGTTTGAGATTATAGAATTTTATATTAATGAATCGGATTGTGGCCAGCATCATCGTGATTATTTCGGTATCAATGTAGCGAAAGTTCTTGAGGTTGTAGAAGCCCCTGCGGGGTTGGAAGCTGCCGAGGGCGCTCCTCATCCGAGTTATCTTGGCACAATGTCTTTGAGAGATATAATTCTTCCTGTTATTGATCTTTCTGTATGGCTTGGACTTGAGCGTAAAGAATCAGAGTTTGAACTGATTGTTGTGACTGAAATCAACAATATGGTAACCGGTTTTCTTGTCAGCGGAGTGACCCAGATCCACCGTATCGGTTGGGCGGATTTGAAAATGCCTAATAAATATATTGCTGATATGGATACAAATTGTATCACCGGTACAGTGGATCTTGATGGAAGATTTGTCCTGATGATCGATCTAGAGCGTATTCTCGGTGAACTTGACCCTGAAATGGCAGAACGAAATGATGGAACCGTATATAGTGCTCCGGAAAGTTATACTGCTGTACTTGTTGATGACTCTGCTTCAGTCCGAGCTTTATTGAATAAAAATTTTGAAGCTGCAAATTTCGAAGTTCAGCTATATAAAAATGGCCTTGAAGCGTGGGAAGCTTTGCAGAATATAAATAATCAGGCGAAAGATGATGGAAAATCAATTACTGACCATATTGATGTAGTTGTATCTGATATCGAGATGCCGCAAATGGACGGTTATACATTAACTAGAAATATTAAGGAACATGCGGACCTTAAGAATTTGCCTGTAATTCTTTTTTCCTCATTGATTACCAAGGGGCTTTTTCATAAAGGAGAAGCTGTAAAGGCTGATGACCAGATAACAAAACCTGAGTTTAATGAACTTACCGGAAGAGCAATTTCTTTGATAGAAAAGTATCAGCAGAAGCAATTTTCTTAG
- the hemL gene encoding glutamate-1-semialdehyde 2,1-aminomutase, with amino-acid sequence MTSSSELFKQAQNVLPGGVNSPVRACKSVGCDPLFIEKAAGSRMWSTDGQELIDYVMSWGPMMLGHGYEDIKKAAHKAVDMGASFGAPCPDEITLAEEIIKMVPSIEMVRMVNSGTEATMSALRLARGVTGRDKVLKFEGCYHGHSDCFLASAGSGLATFSIPGTPGVPEGTVKDTLLAPYNDLEAVKAVFAKEGKNIAAIIVEPVAGNMGLVLPAEGFLQGLRDLCDEYGALLIFDEVITGFRVTSGGVGPRFGIDADLTTMGKIIGGGFPVGCYGGKKKYMSRISPCGDVYQAGTLSGNPVAMAAGIATLRALQKHDYDALEARTIKLAEDMKSALEANGFKIVLNHIASIFTLFFAEQPVTDFESAKKGDADIYSSFYRHMREKGINLAPSSFECTFTSFAHSEEDYEATLEAVKSFKG; translated from the coding sequence ATGACTTCATCTTCTGAACTTTTCAAACAGGCGCAGAACGTTCTGCCCGGCGGTGTTAATAGCCCAGTCAGAGCATGCAAAAGTGTTGGTTGCGATCCTCTGTTTATCGAAAAGGCCGCCGGTAGTCGTATGTGGTCTACTGACGGTCAGGAACTTATCGACTATGTTATGAGTTGGGGACCGATGATGCTCGGTCACGGTTACGAAGATATTAAAAAGGCCGCTCATAAAGCTGTTGATATGGGCGCAAGTTTCGGCGCTCCTTGTCCTGATGAGATCACACTTGCGGAAGAGATTATCAAAATGGTTCCGTCTATTGAGATGGTGCGCATGGTCAACTCCGGAACTGAGGCAACTATGAGTGCTCTCCGTCTGGCCCGTGGCGTTACTGGACGTGATAAGGTATTGAAATTCGAGGGTTGTTATCATGGGCATAGCGATTGCTTTTTAGCAAGCGCTGGTTCTGGGTTAGCAACTTTTTCCATTCCTGGTACTCCGGGGGTTCCTGAAGGAACTGTAAAGGACACTCTTCTTGCTCCTTATAATGATCTCGAGGCTGTCAAAGCTGTTTTTGCGAAAGAAGGCAAAAATATTGCGGCTATCATCGTGGAACCCGTAGCTGGAAACATGGGGCTTGTTTTGCCCGCAGAAGGCTTTTTACAGGGTTTGCGCGATCTTTGTGATGAATACGGCGCGCTGCTTATTTTTGATGAAGTCATAACCGGTTTTCGGGTGACTTCAGGTGGTGTAGGACCTCGCTTCGGCATAGACGCTGATTTGACCACAATGGGTAAAATAATCGGTGGCGGCTTCCCTGTAGGGTGCTACGGCGGTAAGAAAAAATATATGAGCCGCATTTCTCCGTGTGGAGATGTTTATCAGGCCGGAACTCTGTCAGGTAATCCTGTCGCAATGGCCGCTGGTATAGCAACTCTTCGTGCGCTGCAGAAACATGACTACGATGCTCTTGAAGCGCGTACTATTAAACTTGCTGAGGATATGAAGTCTGCCCTTGAAGCTAATGGTTTCAAAATCGTGCTTAATCATATCGCCTCTATTTTTACCCTGTTTTTTGCTGAGCAGCCTGTTACCGATTTTGAATCAGCTAAAAAAGGGGATGCCGATATTTATTCTTCATTTTATCGCCATATGCGCGAAAAAGGAATTAACCTCGCTCCATCAAGTTTTGAATGTACTTTTACTTCATTTGCGCATTCTGAAGAAGACTATGAAGCCACTCTTGAAGCTGTAAAAAGTTTTAAGGGCTAG
- a CDS encoding cytochrome c3 family protein codes for MKKTLLIGMVTAALVCAFALPSLYAVDAPSDMVLKVPAGAKSTKSPVNFSHKGHAAIDCAKCHHTWDGKAAIKKCDSEGCHIDVSKEGKKKPTSFYSAFHAKKDNSCVGCHKAMKKAKKNTGPTKCGDCHPKK; via the coding sequence ATGAAAAAGACCCTGCTTATCGGCATGGTGACAGCTGCTCTGGTATGTGCATTTGCTCTTCCCAGCCTGTATGCTGTAGACGCACCTAGTGATATGGTTCTCAAAGTACCTGCTGGTGCTAAGAGTACCAAATCACCTGTTAATTTTTCTCATAAGGGGCATGCTGCTATAGACTGTGCAAAGTGTCACCATACATGGGACGGAAAAGCTGCTATTAAGAAATGTGACAGTGAAGGTTGTCATATTGATGTCAGCAAAGAAGGCAAGAAGAAACCTACTTCTTTTTACTCTGCTTTTCATGCCAAAAAAGATAACAGCTGCGTAGGCTGTCATAAGGCTATGAAGAAAGCTAAGAAGAATACCGGCCCCACTAAGTGTGGCGATTGTCACCCTAAGAAATAA
- the rsgA gene encoding ribosome small subunit-dependent GTPase A: MKTIINTEKDFAAESKLSAMGWNDFFQTHVNSSGIPARVIAVNKGLFQLSNGDKCLQATLSGKVRHNASLSNELYPVTGDWVLTHDTVITQVLPRQNALSRGAAGSRGKNNATATGEQVIAANLDTVCIVCGLDRDYNIRRIERYLTLIYNCGLSPVIVLTKADLHDAPENCLTEIEQIAFDVPVHLVSAECSTGLLELEQYLGQGKTVTMIGSSGAGKSTLLNRLYGKCIQTTGSVSQSVGKGKHTTTGRDLIFMPQGGMLIDNPGIREIAFYENDGGVESAFADIEYFAQECRFSDCSHTNEHGCNVMKAVENGELSQARLKSYYKMKRELAYLSDRQSKSSDRVEKERWRDVSLQIKSMYKNSRKRR, translated from the coding sequence ATGAAGACTATTATCAATACAGAGAAAGACTTTGCAGCTGAGTCTAAACTATCAGCCATGGGCTGGAACGACTTTTTTCAAACACATGTTAACTCATCCGGCATTCCTGCCAGAGTCATTGCTGTGAACAAAGGTCTGTTTCAACTGAGTAATGGTGATAAGTGTCTGCAAGCCACTCTATCTGGAAAAGTACGCCATAATGCATCCTTATCAAATGAACTCTACCCGGTAACAGGTGACTGGGTCCTGACACATGACACGGTCATTACGCAGGTTCTTCCACGGCAAAATGCTTTATCGCGCGGCGCAGCAGGAAGCAGAGGAAAGAACAATGCCACGGCCACGGGCGAGCAGGTTATAGCTGCTAATCTGGACACGGTATGTATTGTTTGCGGATTGGACAGAGATTATAATATTCGCCGCATTGAAAGATATCTGACGCTTATCTATAATTGTGGATTAAGCCCAGTTATAGTTCTGACTAAAGCAGACCTGCACGATGCTCCTGAAAACTGTTTAACAGAAATTGAACAAATTGCTTTTGATGTTCCAGTACATCTTGTATCTGCCGAATGTTCAACGGGATTACTTGAACTTGAACAATATCTAGGTCAAGGAAAAACAGTTACTATGATAGGCTCATCCGGAGCTGGAAAATCCACTCTTTTAAACAGACTATACGGCAAATGTATCCAGACGACAGGCTCTGTGAGCCAGAGCGTAGGCAAAGGTAAACACACAACAACCGGTCGCGATCTCATTTTTATGCCTCAAGGCGGAATGCTGATCGATAATCCTGGTATCCGTGAAATTGCATTTTATGAAAATGACGGAGGAGTGGAAAGTGCCTTTGCTGATATTGAGTATTTTGCGCAAGAATGTCGTTTTTCAGATTGCTCCCACACAAATGAGCATGGATGCAATGTAATGAAAGCGGTTGAAAACGGGGAGCTTTCACAAGCACGTCTGAAAAGTTATTATAAAATGAAACGAGAACTGGCATATCTATCTGACCGACAGAGCAAAAGTTCAGACAGAGTGGAAAAAGAACGCTGGAGAGACGTTTCCCTGCAAATAAAGTCAATGTACAAAAATAGCAGAAAGAGAAGATAA
- a CDS encoding DUF2065 domain-containing protein, producing the protein MNIDWSFLLSALGLAFILEGIPYFIFSERMPRILISIIEKGPRQLRILGLIAMIFGLLLISFGQSLSNL; encoded by the coding sequence ATGAATATTGATTGGTCATTTCTACTGTCTGCCCTTGGTCTGGCCTTCATTCTTGAAGGAATACCTTATTTCATTTTTTCTGAGCGTATGCCCAGAATACTTATATCTATTATCGAAAAAGGACCGAGGCAGTTACGTATTCTCGGCCTTATAGCCATGATCTTCGGATTGTTGCTTATATCTTTCGGACAATCGCTGAGTAATCTTTAA
- a CDS encoding NAD(P)H-dependent glycerol-3-phosphate dehydrogenase produces the protein MKIAVIGAGAWGTTLANTLAKKGLDTYLWVREQALCNEIMETGYNKIFLPDYKLCENLKCSSDPETVLGGADYFVLVVPSQFMRDALIKLKPYFPEKPAVICASKGIELKSGAPMSQVIKESLEELSPRYGHISGPTFAYELSAELPTSIVLGCEDEALAREVQEIFSTPYLRIYTNPDYRGVEIGGAIKNIMAIAAGMADGLEFGNNARAALITRGIAEMSRLGVAMGAQASTFMGLSGMGDLVLTCTGDLSRNRQVGLKLGQGLKLNEILKMRMVAEGVKTTESVHFLAQKIGVELPITEQVYKILYEDKDPATAVRDLMQRDLKAEYPTRSL, from the coding sequence ATGAAAATTGCTGTTATCGGAGCAGGAGCATGGGGCACAACTCTAGCAAATACTTTAGCCAAGAAAGGCTTAGACACATATCTATGGGTGAGGGAACAAGCGCTGTGTAATGAAATAATGGAAACAGGCTATAACAAAATTTTTCTTCCTGACTATAAACTTTGCGAAAATCTTAAATGCAGCAGTGACCCTGAAACCGTTCTTGGTGGAGCCGATTATTTTGTTTTAGTTGTACCAAGTCAATTCATGCGTGATGCTTTGATTAAATTGAAACCCTATTTCCCTGAAAAACCAGCAGTAATATGTGCCAGTAAAGGCATCGAGCTTAAATCAGGAGCTCCCATGTCACAGGTTATAAAGGAGAGCCTTGAGGAACTCAGTCCAAGATACGGACACATTTCCGGGCCTACTTTTGCTTATGAATTAAGTGCAGAACTGCCGACTTCAATTGTTTTAGGTTGTGAAGATGAAGCTCTAGCCAGAGAAGTTCAGGAAATATTCTCTACTCCTTATTTAAGAATTTATACTAATCCGGATTACCGTGGAGTTGAGATTGGTGGTGCAATCAAAAACATTATGGCTATTGCGGCCGGCATGGCTGACGGACTTGAATTTGGTAATAATGCCAGAGCAGCCTTAATTACCAGAGGTATTGCTGAAATGAGTAGACTTGGAGTTGCTATGGGAGCACAGGCTTCAACTTTCATGGGTCTCTCAGGCATGGGTGATCTTGTACTAACATGCACAGGTGACCTTTCAAGAAACAGGCAGGTAGGTCTTAAACTGGGTCAGGGACTTAAGTTGAACGAAATTTTAAAGATGCGTATGGTAGCTGAAGGTGTTAAGACCACTGAATCAGTTCACTTCCTAGCCCAAAAAATCGGGGTGGAACTGCCTATTACAGAACAGGTTTATAAAATTCTTTATGAAGATAAAGATCCGGCGACAGCAGTACGTGATCTTATGCAACGAGATCTCAAAGCAGAATACCCCACAAGGAGTTTATAA
- a CDS encoding cobalt-precorrin 5A hydrolase, with product MPNEIAIYSLTATGALLAHRLKASLEADSYVLERYAVEGDIPFNYLAELITDKFSVYRSHIFISASGIAVRSIAPHLKNKAEDPAIVVLDQQGHFAVSLVSGHLGGANELAGLIAEIIGATAVITTATDCAGVPSIDLLAKDRGLVIGDLGSIKHINAALLDGVKVAVYDPDGVMKIKKSSKHFYIVDTAEELRGLRCGVHIDWRRSDLPESVLCLYPRCLTLGVGCRRGVPAKEILELIESTLKINDVAVQSVLCMGTIDAKNDEDGLIEAADILGLDLNFFSAAELDEITVTKPSGMVMKHMGVGSVCEAAAMKLANAKGILIPKTKSARVTVALAKAVSGL from the coding sequence ATGCCAAATGAAATAGCTATATATTCTTTGACAGCAACGGGGGCTTTGCTTGCACATAGGCTGAAGGCTTCGCTTGAAGCTGACAGTTATGTGCTGGAGCGCTATGCTGTTGAAGGTGATATTCCGTTTAATTATCTGGCAGAGTTGATTACGGACAAATTTTCAGTTTACAGGTCGCATATTTTTATTTCTGCTTCAGGAATTGCTGTGCGCTCTATTGCTCCTCATTTGAAAAATAAGGCTGAGGACCCTGCGATTGTTGTTCTGGATCAGCAAGGGCATTTTGCAGTGAGTCTTGTTTCCGGTCATCTGGGCGGAGCTAACGAGTTGGCCGGATTGATTGCAGAAATTATCGGGGCTACTGCGGTTATTACAACAGCCACTGATTGTGCCGGGGTGCCATCGATAGATTTATTGGCTAAAGATAGAGGTCTGGTAATAGGTGATTTGGGATCGATTAAACATATTAATGCGGCCCTGCTTGATGGTGTGAAGGTCGCAGTTTATGACCCTGACGGGGTTATGAAAATTAAAAAAAGCAGTAAGCATTTTTACATAGTGGATACGGCTGAAGAGCTTCGTGGATTACGCTGTGGTGTTCATATTGACTGGCGCAGAAGCGACTTGCCTGAATCGGTGCTATGCCTTTATCCAAGGTGCTTGACTCTTGGTGTCGGGTGCCGCAGGGGAGTGCCTGCAAAAGAAATTTTGGAACTTATTGAATCTACTTTGAAGATAAATGATGTTGCGGTCCAGTCTGTCCTCTGTATGGGGACAATTGACGCAAAAAACGATGAAGATGGACTTATTGAAGCTGCTGATATTTTAGGACTTGATTTAAATTTTTTCAGTGCAGCTGAACTTGATGAAATTACAGTTACTAAGCCCTCAGGCATGGTGATGAAACATATGGGAGTCGGCAGCGTATGCGAAGCAGCGGCGATGAAACTGGCAAATGCAAAAGGAATATTAATACCCAAAACCAAAAGTGCACGGGTGACAGTAGCTCTGGCAAAGGCAGTATCAGGGTTATAG